From a region of the Tachypleus tridentatus isolate NWPU-2018 chromosome 1, ASM421037v1, whole genome shotgun sequence genome:
- the Pi3K68D gene encoding phosphatidylinositol-4-phosphate 3-kinase catalytic subunit Pi3K68D isoform X3 — protein sequence MLVPPPPPPQTQQSSDIEDLILFSSTENEEKTNRMSHKNIFMKDLLEPESNDNLTSHCLSNQISAYIEPIRREHFTDISSKFQTNPQYMWPNMSTFFSQRPSIQLPQILEYSFSGVQRLANSPFTLYNIQHSNSSPELANVCRNAEDSHLSVLTENTNIQLNRNYPKGNSDCVINSKTHHTSAESVLTSSEQKKSSNLIDLLGVDVETSINQKSCQSTVDDILSMFDPLIAENNNQTKPKDFQIAQENERQVFMDFHLRDQIEGCSEKDNFDFLSSTDGIICQVEEKIKFFPTLKSNAITSDKAVEKIDIKNTTESTTGSYIKIVKRCDVCDTELNQFCDELKQLRSEFPSDDHNTNEGLVISATLENKQYNSYSIKLEISSEYSVRPITFTCDTGTSIEHIISHVVCSTFDDLKDINMDDFILKVRGLTEYLTCDSSLGEYEYVHYCQKCDQPVCLRLIHVKDLKHPLARTLQDDIESLEIKPTDLMSPKLSPAVNFEAVKIVMETLKKEVEKLKIHARNDQEDTLQPLGVIQALKALCTLLSHIETVEISDSLQNLKEICETFGKSEFCQSNIFSQDKSVNEHTNDNITSNQKDNTLLRLDLVINQLYEAVYQLLVMYCQAYEVDFTLHFSSDLDKKLSSKMDVTSILDTLLVHVGPVFRILPHWASSFDHFYVSCVLCHGSQEIASVTTYKPIPVKKSFFDRIVFDDWLHFQTVCLCTLPREAKLYFTLIGVPAVPAESKQTEAAHKEKIMIGWCGMNLFNFKGELCQGNYLLGLWSNEIKKEMGPAVCNPSSNCPVLQIGLTEFEGTVVFPDVIQGDISVTYKKDIEQLDFLTRKQLLEIVQKDHLTGISQEEKELLWANRHCMYGIPEALPKILQSAHGWDWACLSDIYFLLQEWCPLPPIDALVLLLRHFPDHKVRYTAVQWIKNVGCDELCDYLPQLVQALRFETWDSSPLAWFLLERSLTSVRVTHHLYWLLKQNINDPLAGRRMCLMLNALLTISGKAMRDLIKSQESLLQSLSDIADRIKNTKDSLRLSTMLQGLESIHHNLLENPTVLPLSPSLQVHGVDIKCCSYFTSNTLPLKLIFKSSEEGTKPIEAIYKVGDDLRQDMLTIQMIRIMDKLWLKEGLDLKIITFTCIPTEVKKGIVEMVTEAETLRKIQTEHGLTGSFKDRPIAEWLQKHNASELEYQHAVENFSLSCAGYCVATYILGICDRHNDNIMLKTSGHMFHIDFGKFLGDAQTFGNIKRDRTPFILTSDMVYVINGGDKPSEKFQNFIDICCQAFNIIRQHRSILLTLFSLMAASDIPGVTESAVHYVQKALLPHLSEAEATAHFTRMIEDSLKSWFTQFNFFIHNLAQLRFTGDHNDELLLSFSPKTFTKETDGCIKCLKVVSYQKRYDPEKYYVYEIKVTRENVNQSMTVFRTYREFWEFHQKLCMMFPLAKFHPLPRGSFVGRSNIREVAEQRMIEIDNFLKELLDMADEVAHCSLVYTFFHPLLRDQEGSSQNAALRGTNTVTRRRESGGRIKGQVKLSVEYKNNSLFVMVMHAKNLRSLRNSAPDSYVKMYLIPDPHKLTKRKTKVIWKNTHPTFMEMLVYGLPIDVVKSRTLHLSVWNFDRVQENEFLGSTLIPLKELNLLKENVRWYPLGSFPL from the coding sequence GAAATTATCCAAAGGGAAACAGTGATTGTGTCATAAATAGTAAAACTCATCACACAAGTGCTGAATCTGTTTTAACTTCTTCAGAACAAAAAAAGAGTAGCAACTTAATAGACCTGTTAGGTGTAGATGTTGAAACTTCCATTAAtcaaaaaagttgtcaaagtacAGTTGATGATATTCTTAGTATGTTTGATCCTTTAATTGCTGAAAATAATAACCAAACAAAGCCAAAAGATTTCCAGATTGCTCAAGAAAATGAGAGGCAAGTTTTTATGGACTTCCACTTACGTGATCAGATAGAGGGTTGCAGTGAAAAAGATAATTTTGACTTTCTGTCTTCCACTGATGGCATAATATGTCAAGttgaagaaaaaattaagttttttccTACCTTAAAATCTAATGCAATTACCAGTGACAAAGCTGTTGAAAAAATCGATATAAAAAATACTACAGAATCCACTACTGGAAGTTACATTAAGATTGTAAAGAGATGTGATGTTTGTGATACTGAGCTAAATCAGTTTTGTGATGAACTGAAACAACTGAGATCAGAATTTCCAAGTGATGATCATAACACAAATGAAGGCCTAGTGATAAGTGcaacattagaaaataaacagTACAATTCGTACAGTATTAAATTAGAAATTAGTTCTGAATATAGTGTTAGGCCTATCACTTTTACCTGTGACACGGGAACAAGTATCGAACATATTATCAGTCATGTTGTATGCAGTACATTTGATGATTTGAAGGACATAAACATGGATGACTTCATTCTAAAGGTTCGTGGTCTTACCGAGTATTTAACATGTGATTCATCTCTAGGAGAATATGAGTATGTTCATTACTGTCAAAAATGTGACCAGCCTGTTTGTCTTCGACTCATTCATGTAAAAGATTTAAAGCATCCTTTGGCAAGAACTCTTCAAGATGATATAGAGAGTTTAGAAATAAAACCTACTGACTTGATGTCACCCAAATTATCGCCAGCAGTTAACTTTGAGGCAGTTAAAATTGTAATGGAAACCCTCAagaaagaggtagaaaaactgaaaatacatgCTAGAAATGACCAAGAAGACACACTGCAACCTTTAGGTGTAATTCAAGCATTAAAAGCATTGTGCACATTGTTATCCCACATAGAAACTGTAGAGATCAGTGATTCTCTTCAGAACCTGAAAGAAATATGTGAAACATTTGGAAAATCAGAATTCTGCcaaagtaatatattttcacaGGATAAAAGTGTGAATGAGCATACTAACGATAATATAACATCAAACCAGAAAGATAACACTTTACTCAGACttgatttagttattaatcaACTGTATGAAGCAGTATATCAGCTTCTTGTAATGTACTGCCAAGCCTATGAAGTAGACTTTACTTTGCATTTCTCTTCTGATTTGGACAAAAAATTAAGTAGCAAAATGGATGTCACAAGCATATTAGACACTCTGCTTGTTCATGTAGGACCAGTGTTTAGAATTTTACCTCATTGGGCAAGTAGTTTTGATCATTTTTATGTTTCATGTGTGCTGTGTCATGGCTCTCAGGAAATAGCTTCTGTTACCACCTACAAACCCATTCCTGTGAAAAAAAGCTTTTTTGATAGAATTGTTTTTGATGATTGGCTTCACTTTCAGACTGTCTGTCTTTGTACTCTTCCAAGAGAAGCAAAATTGTATTTTACCCTTATTGGTGTTCCTGCTGTTCCTGCAGAATCCAAGCAAACAGAAGCTGCTCATAAAGAGAAAATTATGATTGGCTGGTGTGGAATGAACTTGTTCAATTTTAAAGGAGAACTTTGTCAGGGTAACTACTTACTTGGCTTGTGGtccaatgaaataaaaaaggaaatggGACCTGCCGTGTGCAATCCTAGTTCCAACTGTCCAGTTTTACAAATTGGTCTTACTGAATTTGAAGGTACAGTTGTATTCCCTGATGTCATTCAAGGAGATATTTCTGTAACCTACAAAAAGGACATTGAGCAACTTGATTTTCTTACAAGGAAACAACTTTTAGAGATTGTTCAAAAAGATCATCTCACTGGTATTTCCCAAGAGGAAAAGGAATTATTGTGGGCCAATCGTCATTGCATGTATGGCATTCCCGAAGCACTCCCAAAGATACTGCAGTCAGCTCATGGATGGGACTGGGCATGCTTATctgatatatatttcttgttgCAAGAGTGGTGCCCTTTACCACCTATAGATGCTCTTGTATTGTTGCTACGTCATTTTCCTGACCATAAAGTCCGTTATACAGCTGTCCAGTGGATAAAAAATGTGGGATGTGATGAACTCTGTGACTATCTTCCACAGCTTGTACAAGCCTTACGTTTTGAAACGTGGGACAGTTCTCCACTAGCTTGGTTTCTGTTGGAGCGCTCTTTGACCAGTGTTAGAGTAACTCATCACTTGTATTGgcttttaaaacagaatattaatgATCCACTTGCTGGAAGAAGAATGTGTTTAATGCTTAATGCTCTTCTAACTATATCAGGCAAGGCTATGAGAGATTTAATCAAAAGTCAAGAATCTCTGCTACAAAGCTTGTCAGATATAGCTGATCGAATTAAAAACACTAAAGATTCTCTTCGTTTGTCTACCATGCTACAAGGATTAGAATCTATTCATCATAATCTTTTGGAAAATCCCACAGTTCTTCCTCTGAGCCCTAGTCTTCAAGTTCATGGAGTGGACATAAAATGTTGTAGTTATTTTACCTCTAATACACTTCCACTCAAGCTAATATTTAAAAGTTCTGAGGAAGGGACAAAACCAATAGAAGCTATCTACAAAGTTGGAGATGACCTACGACAGGATATGCTGACAATTCAGATGATAAGAATCATGGACAAACTGTGGTTGAAGGAAGGCCTGGATTTAAaaattatcacttttacatgTATACCTACAGAAGTGAAAAAAGGTATTGTAGAGATGGTGACTGAGGCAGAGACATTACGAAAAATTCAAACTGAACATGGCTTAACAGGTTCATTTAAAGATCGTCCCATAGCAGAATGGCTTCAAAAACACAACGCATCTGAACTTGAGTATCAACATGCAGTTGAAAACTTTTCACTTTCCTGTGCTGGGTACTGTGTAGCCACATACATTCTGGGAATATGTGATCGCCacaatgataatattatgttgaaaaCTTCAGGTCATATGTTTCATATTGATTTTGGAAAGTTCCTAGGTGATGCACAGACATTTGGTAACATAAAACGTGACCGAACGCCATTTATCCTAACTTCAGACATGGTGTATGTTATCAATGGTGGTGACAAACCCTCTGAAAAGTTCCAGAACTTTATAGACATTTGTTGCCAGGCTTTTAATATTATTCGTCAACACAGAAGTATTTTATTGACCCTATTTTCATTAATGGCTGCCTCCGATATCCCTGGAGTTACAGAGAGTGCAGTGCACTATGTGCAGAAAGCACTTTTACCCCACCTTTCTGAAGCTGAAGCCACTGCACATTTTACACGAATGATTGAAGACAGCTTAAAGTCTTGGTTTACCCAGTTCAATTTTTTCATCCACAACTTGGCTCAGTTACGTTTTACAGGAGATCACAATGATGAATTGCTGTTATCCTTCAGTCCTAAGACCTTCACTAAAGAGACTGATggttgtataaaatgtttaaaagtggtGTCTTACCAAAAACGCTATGATCCAGAAAAGTACTATGTTTACGAAATCAAGGTCACGCGAGAAAATGTCAATCAGTCAATGACTGTTTTCCGCACCTACAGAGAATTCTGGGAATTTCATCAGAAACTTTGCATGATGTTTCCATTAGCAAAATTTCATCCTTTACCAAGAGGGTCTTTTGTTGGACGATCCAACATTAGAGAAGTTGCAGAGCAGAGAATGATAGAAATTGATAATTTTTTGAAAGAGCTCCTGGATATGGCTGATGAAGTTGCTCATTGTTCATTGGTATATACTTTCTTCCATCCACTCCTAAGAGACCAAGAAGGTTCTTCTCAGAATGCTGCATTAAGAGGTACAAATACTGTCACTCGACGAAGAGAGTCGGGAGGTCGAATTAAAGGACAGGTAAAACTCTCGGTTGAATACAAAAACAACAGTCTCTTTGTGATGGTGATGCATGCCAAAAATCTGAGATCTCTCAGGAACAGTGCACCAGATTCTTATGTGAAAATGTATTTGATTCCTGATCCACATAAACTCactaagagaaaaacaaaagtcaTTTGGAAGAATACGCATCCAACTTTTATGGAAATGCTTGTGTATGGGCTTCCTATAGATGTAGTGAAGAGCCGTACTTTGCACTTGTCTGTGTGGAATTTCGATAGAGTTCAAGAAAACGAATTTCTAGGGTCAACTTTGATTCCCCTTAAAGAACTAAACCTGTTAAAGGAAAATGTGAGATGGTATCCCCTAGGCAGCTTTCCTCTGTAG